The sequence below is a genomic window from Dermacentor andersoni chromosome 6, qqDerAnde1_hic_scaffold, whole genome shotgun sequence.
AGTCGACAATGGTTTCACTTTCAGTGTGTTAATTTGAAGAGGGCACCTAAATCGCGGAAATGGTTTTGTAATGACTGCAAGAAGTCGTAAAAAAAGTATTCTTATTAtcttattatggggttttacgtgccaaaaccactttctgattatgaggcacgctgtagtggaggactccggaaatttcgaccacctggggttctttaacgtgcacctaaatctaagcacacgggtgttttcgcatttcgcccccatcgaaatgcggccgccgtggccgggattcgatcccgcgaccttgtgctcagcagcctaacaccatagccactgagcaaccacggcgggtgtaaaaaAAGTACTGTACATTTACTAGATGCTTTGCACTAAGGACACATGTCAGTCAAATGGTACAACAGAGTCGCACAGGTTGGTAAGTGCGGCACacacaaatacaaccttgtcaagTGCGCTGACTTTTATGCCGTTAAGCACCTTCGGCTCCAAAAATTCAGTGGGAAGAGTGCTTTTGAGAATGGAGTACTTGTTCCTGACTAACCCAATAACTCTTTCAACATGAATCCTAACATTTGCTAGCCTACGTGTTGCCTCAACAGAGTATGCAGTAAGCTGCGGCTTCCCTTTAGTGAAGGCTGGGATTTCCAGCTTCGCTCCACACATGCCCACGGCATCAGAGATCAAGAAACCCCTGTCAGCCAGCACAGAGTCGCCAGGTAGCAGGTTGCTAAGAATGCCACACGATTCTGTCAGCATTTTGTCACTGGTACGCCCACCCCACCCTCTTGATATGTACGTAATTACACCTTGTGGAGCGATGCCAATTAAGTACTTCACGGTGTTTGCATGCTTGTACGTAGACCATGTTAATGATCTAGGTTCCATGGCTGAAGGTCTGTCCACAAAGACTTCAAAACAATCCAGAATCACAGCTACTTTCTTGCCAAATGTTTCTTGGAATGCCATTGGCATCGTTCTTTGAAGATCTTCACGTTCTGGCCATTTGATCAGACTGCTGAGCCTAATGTAAGCAGCATCAAGCCACCTTTCTACTGTCCTCGTTACGGTTGACTGGTGAATGCCAAACCTGTAAGATAAAACTGCTGAGTTGTTATGTGCTTTAGTAAGTGTTATTGAAGCTAATGCAATAAAGTTCACCAGCACAAAATGGCTATTGCATGCTCAACTGCAGTTCTGCGTAGTGCAGGAACCTTAATGTTACAAATGAATATAGGTATGGCTGTTGCCCAGAATAAAATACCTGTATGCAAGATCTTGTAACGGGACGTTAAGCCGCAACCTCATTAGGAAAACGACCATTTCCTGAAATTTGCTCAGGCGGTTTCGTAATGTATGCCTTACATGAGGCTCAACTAAGATGTAAACAGCCTCCAAAACTGCATAATTTGGCAGCCCTGTGTAAAAAACAACCATGTCTGGGTTGCTGCGGAGCACATCCCTGTCTCCAGGGGCTGCCTTTGCCAGGCGACTGCGTGCAATATCCAGGTCATGCTGAAGGCGGTGGTTTTCTTCCTCCAGTGAAGAGATGTGGGCTGACAGCAGGTCAGCTGTCACCTCTTTGTCTATCATGCCTGCATGATAAATTGAATGTGTGATGACCATATGAAGGGAAAGCACTGGTGTCAACACAATGTATAATGATGTTACTTGTTTCAGCACCTTTACATGAGGATTTTTATTATTGTAATAAATAATGACCTTGAATCTGCCTGTCAGACTGAACTGTTTGTTATACGATTAGCTTTCAGTGCAAAAGAAACCGCATCCCTAATTTTCACACCCATAATGGTCAGATTGTACTGCACATATCGCACCTACACCAAcaataagcaaaacgagaacaagatgaaagccgGAGCCAATGTGCCGACATGTGGACTTGCCTTTCTAAAAGTGacatgttgccttgaagaagacaagtccacttgtcgaaatggctCCTGATTTCATCCTGTTTTGTTCATCgtgttgaatttccatctcccgcattccctgtGTTTTTTCCACACCAACAATATAATTTTTGTTAAATATTTGAAACATTTCCAGCTTAAAGGATTGTGTTTTAATCAAGTACATTAAAGACTTTACGTCTGCTCACACCGCTTCGGCCAAAATCAGGACATGCAGGAACACAGGATTTGCAAGCCCTAGAAACAAAACTGTGCGATACTTGCATGCAGAAGCTTGGTTATTCTGCAGATCCGCTTGCAGGTGGCACTGAGCTGTGGCTAGATTTTCTTGTAGAACTGGACATTCCAAGCATGAAGGCTCCTCGGGAGCTGCAAAATGAAAGCAcgcagaaaggaaacaaactAGTTGAAAAAAAGCAGTCTTCAGTGGAACCTTCGCAACAAAACACTTTGCTTGCGTGCGCAAGTCTTAACGGGCTGACTAAATGGTTTCTCCATTTACAAATTATTTTGTGTTGCATCTGCATGCACCGTTACTGTTAACAGCTTCAAACGCAGTATTCGATCAGCTGTGAGAATTCAAAGACAAACGTCCTTGCGCACATAACACAGAAGCCTAAATGAGCAATTGCCATGCTCCAGAGCTCCATACTCTCTTAAGTACGAATGCATAAATGTTTACTTAGCTTACATGCATGGCCTACAAGGTGTTGCATTGCAGTTTGTTCTGATGAGGGGGATTCTTCGTCACCTGCACAAGAAATGAACACTGTAATTTATGTGAAAGCAA
It includes:
- the LOC140219143 gene encoding uncharacterized protein → NSHFVLVNFIALASITLTKAHNNSAVLSYRFGIHQSTVTRTVERWLDAAYIRLSSLIKWPEREDLQRTMPMAFQETFGKKVAVILDCFEVFVDRPSAMEPRSLTWSTYKHANTVKYLIGIAPQGVITYISRGWGGRTSDKMLTESCGILSNLLPGDSVLADRGFLISDAVGMCGAKLEIPAFTKGKPQLTAYSVEATRRLANVRIHVERVIGLVRNKYSILKSTLPTEFLEPKVLNGIKVSALDKVVFVCAALTNLCDSVVPFD
- the LOC126524010 gene encoding uncharacterized protein, with translation MVNCAVYGCSNRSKNKPNDENFQPLGFYVVPKVKEGQCLRTAELSSRRRALWLSRIRRKDLDELATHYRVCGAHFITGRPAYLMDEANPDWAPSLNLGYKSTTHAGRSASDRYMRLKQRRRASSAANAFELRQRPESASTNAAPIAAGTAAEEISFSDEESPSSEQTAMQHLVGHASPEEPSCLECPVLQENLATAQCHLQADLQNNQASACMIDKEVTADLLSAHISSLEEENHRLQHDLDIARSRLAKAAPGDRDVLRSNPDMVVFYTGLPNYAVLEAVYILVEPHVRHTLRNRLSKFQEMVVFLMRLRLNVPLQDLAYRYFILGNSHTYIHL